A window from Parambassis ranga chromosome 13, fParRan2.1, whole genome shotgun sequence encodes these proteins:
- the LOC114445105 gene encoding cilia- and flagella-associated protein 20-like isoform X1, with the protein MFKNTFQSGFLSILYSIGSKPLQIWGKKVRNGHIKRVTDADIHSAVLEVVGANVSTTYITCPADPKKTLGIKLPFLVMIIKNLQKYFTFEVQVLDDKNVRRRFRASNYQSTTRVKPFICTMPMRLDDGWNQIQFNLSDFTRRAYGTNYTETLRVQIHANCCIRRVYFSDRLYSEDELPAEFKLYLPVQNQKAKQ; encoded by the exons atgtttAAGAACACATTTCAGAGCGGATTTTTGTCAATTTTATACAGCATCGGCAGTAAACCACTGCAGATATGGGGCAAAAAG GTGAGAAATGGCCACATTAAGAGGGTTACAGATGCTGACATACACTCAGCAGTGTTGGAGGTAGTGGGAGCAAATGTCAG TACCACCTATATTACATGTCCTGCAGACCCCAAAAAAACACTGGGCATCAAACTTCCTTTTTTGGTGATGATCATTAAGAACCTGCAGAAGTATTTCACTTTCGAAGTTCAG GTGTTAGATGATAAAAATGTTCGCCGGCGTTTTCGGGCAAGTAACTATCAAAGCACTACACGAGTGAAGCCTTTCATCTGCACCATGCCCATGAGGCTCGATGATGGCTGGAACCAGATTCAGTTCAACCTATCAGACTTTACCAGGAGAGCTTATGGAACTAATTATACTGAGACACTGCGAGTACAG ATCCATGCCAACTGTTGTATAAGGAGGGTGTATTTCTCAGACAGACTGTACTCTGAGGATGAGCTCCCTGCAGAATTTAAGCTCTACCTGCCTGTTCAGAACCAGAAGGCCAAG cAGTAG
- the LOC114445105 gene encoding cilia- and flagella-associated protein 20-like isoform X2 — protein MFKNTFQSGFLSILYSIGSKPLQIWGKKVRNGHIKRVTDADIHSAVLEVVGANVSTTYITCPADPKKTLGIKLPFLVMIIKNLQKYFTFEVQVLDDKNVRRRFRASNYQSTTRVKPFICTMPMRLDDGWNQIQFNLSDFTRRAYGTNYTETLRVQIHANCCIRRVYFSDRLYSEDELPAEFKLYLPVQNQKAK, from the exons atgtttAAGAACACATTTCAGAGCGGATTTTTGTCAATTTTATACAGCATCGGCAGTAAACCACTGCAGATATGGGGCAAAAAG GTGAGAAATGGCCACATTAAGAGGGTTACAGATGCTGACATACACTCAGCAGTGTTGGAGGTAGTGGGAGCAAATGTCAG TACCACCTATATTACATGTCCTGCAGACCCCAAAAAAACACTGGGCATCAAACTTCCTTTTTTGGTGATGATCATTAAGAACCTGCAGAAGTATTTCACTTTCGAAGTTCAG GTGTTAGATGATAAAAATGTTCGCCGGCGTTTTCGGGCAAGTAACTATCAAAGCACTACACGAGTGAAGCCTTTCATCTGCACCATGCCCATGAGGCTCGATGATGGCTGGAACCAGATTCAGTTCAACCTATCAGACTTTACCAGGAGAGCTTATGGAACTAATTATACTGAGACACTGCGAGTACAG ATCCATGCCAACTGTTGTATAAGGAGGGTGTATTTCTCAGACAGACTGTACTCTGAGGATGAGCTCCCTGCAGAATTTAAGCTCTACCTGCCTGTTCAGAACCAGAAGGCCAAG TAG
- the prpf8 gene encoding pre-mRNA-processing-splicing factor 8, which translates to MAATFPYRGVPAGMPPGVPPPAPVPDYMSEEKLQEKARKWQQLQAKRYSEKRKFGFVDAQKEDMPPEHVRKIIRDHGDMTNRKFRHDKRVYLGALKYMPHAVLKLLENMPMPWEQIRDVPVLYHITGAISFVNEIPWVIEPVYIAQWGTMWIMMRREKRDRRHFKRMRFPPFDDEEPPLDYADNILDVEPLEAIQMELDPEEDSSVVEWFYEHQPLKDTTKFVNGTTYRRWQFTLPMMSTLYRLANQLLTDLVDLNYFYLFDLKAFFTSKALNMAIPGGPKFEPLVRDINLQDEDWNEFNDINKIIIRQPIRTEYKIAFPYLYNNLPHHVHLTWYHTPNVVFIKTEDPDLPAFYFDPLINPISHRHSVKSQEPLPDDDEEFELPEYVEPFLKETPLYTDNTANGIALLWAPRPFNLRSGRTRRAIDVPLIKNWYREHCPAGQPVKVRVSYQKLLKYYVLNALKHRPPKAQKKRYLFRSFKATKFFQSTKLDWVEVGLQVCRQGYNMLNLLIHRKNLNYLHLDYNFNLKPVKTLTTKERKKSRFGNAFHLCREVLRLSKLVVDSHVQYRLGNVDAFQLADGLQYIFAHVGQLTGMYRYKYKLMRQIRMCKDLKHLIYYRFNTGPVGKGPGCGFWAPGWRVWLFFMRGITPLLERWLGNLLARQFEGRHSKGVAKTVTKQRVESHFDLELRAAVMHDILDMMPEGIKQNKARTILQHLSESWRCWKANIPWKVPGLPTPIENMILRYVKAKADWWTNTAHYNRERIRRGATVDKTVCKKNLGRLTRLYLKAEQERQHNYLKDGPYITAEEAVAIYTTTVHWLESRRFSPIPFPPLSYKHDTKLLILALERLKEAYSVKSRLNQSQREELGLIEQAYDNPHEALSRIKRHLLTQRAFKEVGIEFMDLYSHLVPVYDVEPLEKITDAYLDQYLWYEADKRRLFPPWIKPADTEPPPLLVYKWCQGINNLQDVWETAEGECNVMLESRYEKMYEKIDLTLLNRLLRLIVDHNIADYMTAKNNVVINYKDMNHTNSYGIIRGLQFASFIVQYYGLVMDLLVLGLHRASEMAGPPQMPNDFLSFQDTATESAHPIRLYCRYIDRIHIFFRFSADEARDLIQRYLTEHPDPNNENIVGYNNKKCWPRDARMRLMKHDVNLGRAVFWDIKNRLPRSVTTVQWENSFVSVYSKDNPNLLFNMCGFECRILPKCRTSYEEFTHKDGVWNLQNEVTKERTAQCFLRVDDESMQRFHNRVRQILMASGSTTFTKIVNKWNTALIGLMTYFREAVVNTQELLDLLVKCENKIQTRIKIGLNSKMPSRFPPVVFYTPKELGGLGMLSMGHVLIPQSDLRWSKQTDVGITHFRSGMSHEEDQLIPNLYRYIQPWESEFIDSQRVWAEYALKRQEAIAQNRRLTLEDLEDSWDRGIPRINTLFQKDRHTLAYDKGWRVRTDFKQYQVLKQNPFWWTHQRHDGKLWNLNNYRTDMIQALGGVEGILEHTLFKGTYFPTWEGLFWEKASGFEESMKWKKLTNAQRSGLNQIPNRRFTLWWSPTINRANVYVGFQVQLDLTGIFMHGKIPTLKISLIQIFRAHLWQKIHESIVMDLCQVFDQELDALEIETVQKETIHPRKSYKMNSSCADILLFASYKWNVSRPSLLADSKDVMDSTTTQKYWIDIQLRWGDYDSHDIERYARAKFLDYTTDNMSIYPSPTGVLIAIDLAYNLHSAYGNWFPGSKPLIQQAMAKIMKANPALYVLRERIRKGLQLYSSEPTEPYLSSQNYGELFSNQIIWFVDDTNVYRVTIHKTFEGNLTTKPINGAIFIFNPRTGQLFLKIIHTSVWAGQKRLGQLAKWKTAEEVAALIRSLPVEEQPKQIIVTRKGMLDPLEVHLLDFPNIVIKGSELQLPFQACLKVEKFGDLILKATEPQMVLFNLYDDWLKTISSYTAFSRLILILRALHVNNDRAKVILKPDKTTITEPHHIWPTLTDEEWIKVEVQLKDLILADYGKKNNVNVASLTQSEIRDIILGMEISAPSQQRQQIAEIEKQTKEQSQLTATQTRTVNKHGDEIITSTTSNYETQTFSSKTEWRVRAISAANLHLRTNHIYVSSDDIKETGYTYILPKNVLKKFICISDLRAQIAGYLYGTSPPDNPQVKEIRCIVMVPQWGTHQTVHLPNQLPGHEYLKEMEPLGWIHTQPNESPQLSPQDVTTHAKIMADNPSWDGEKTIIITCSFTPGSCTLTAYKLTPSGYEWGRQNTDKGNNPKGYLPSHYERVQMLLSDRFLGFFMVPGQGSWNYNFMGVRHDPNMKYDLHLANPKEFYHEVHRPSHFLNFASLQEGEIYNADREDMYA; encoded by the exons ATGGCAGCTACCTTTCCCTACAGAGGGGTCCCGGCAGGGATGCCACCAGGTGTACCTCCTCCTGCGCCGGTACCTGATTACATGTCTGAGGAAAAACTGCAGGAGAAAG CAAGAAAATGGCAACAGTTGCAGGCCAAGCGCTACTCGGAGAAGAGGAAGTTTGGCTTTGTGGATGCTCAGAAGGAAGACATGCCACCTGAACACGTCCGCAAGATTATCAGGGACCATGGAGACATGACCAATAGAAAGTTTCGCCATGACAAGAGAGTCTACCTGGG TGCCCTCAAGTACATGCCCCATGCAGTGCTGAAGCTGCTAGAAAACATGCCTATGCCCTGGGAACAGATCAGAGATGTGCCTGTACTCTATCACATCACAGGAGCCATTTCCTTTGTGAATGAAATCCCCTGGGTCATAGAGCCAGTCTATATTGCTCAGTGGGG CACCATGTGGATCATGATGCGTCGTGAAAAACGTGATCGCCGGCACTTCAAGAGAATGCGGTTTCCGCCCTTTGATGATGAGGAGCCGCCACTGGACTATGCTGATAACATCCTTGATGTTGAACCTCTGGAAGCAATACAGATGGAACTCGATCCTGAGGAAGATTCTTCTGTTGTGGAATGGTTTTATGAACACCAGCCACTCAAAGACACTACCAA GTTTGTGAATGGTACCACCTATCGTCGCTGGCAGTTCACACTGCCAATGATGTCCACACTGTACCGTCTGGCCAATCAGCTTCTGACAGACCTGGTCGATTTGAATTACTTCTATCTGTTTGACCTGAAGGCCTTCTTCACTTCCAAGGCCTTAAATATGGCCATCCCTGGGGGACCAAAGTTTGAGCCGCTGGTCAGGGACATCAACCTCCA GGATGAAGACTGGAATGAGTTCAATGACATCAACAAAATCATCATCCGACAGCCCATCAGGACAGAGTACAAAATTGCCTTCCCCTATCTGTACAACAACTTGCCACACCATGTCCACCTCACTTG GTACCATACACCAAACGTGGTATTTATCAAGACAGAGGATCCAGATCTTCCAGCGTTCTACTTTGATCCACTAATCAACCCtatttcacacagacactctgtTAAG AGTCAGGAGCCTCTGCCTGATGATGACGAAGAGTTCGAGCTTCCTGAGTATGTGGAGCCCTTCCTCAAAGAGACACCACTCTACACAGACAACACAGCCAATGGCATTGCTCTGCTTTGGGCACCAAGACCCTTCAACCTTCGATCTGGTCGTACCAGGCGTGCCATTGATGTTCCTCTGATCAAGAACTG GTACCGGGAACACTGCCCTGCAGGACAGCCAGTGAAAGTGCGTGTCTCATACCAGAAACTGCTGAAGTACTATGTGCTCAATGCTCTCAAACACAGGCCACCCAAGGCCCAGAAAAAGAG GTATCTGTTCCGTTCTTTCAAGGCCACAAAGTTCTTCCAGTCCACCAAGCTGGACTGGGTAGAGGTTGGCTTGCAGGTGTGCAGACAGGGCTACAACATGCTCAATCTGCTTATCCACCGTAAAAACCTCAACTACCTGCATCTGGACTACAACTTCAACCTGAAACCTGTGAAGACACTGACCACAAAG GAGCGAAAGAAGTCCAGATTTGGCAACGCTTTCCATCTGTGCAGAGAGGTGCTACGTCTTAGCAAGCTGGTGGTAGACAGCCATGTCCAGTACAGACTGGGAAATGTTGACGCTTTCCAG TTGGCTGACGGCCTGCAGTACATCTTCGCTCATGTGGGTCAGCTGACAGGCATGTACCGCTACAAGTACAAGCTGATGAGACAAATCAGGATGTGCAAAGACCTGAAGCATCTGATCTACTACAGGttcaacact GGTCCTGTGGGCAAAGGCCCAGGTTGTGGCTTCTGGGCTCCTGGATGGAGAGTGTGGCTCTTCTTCATGAGAGGCATTACTCCCTTGTTGGAGAGGTGGCTGGGCAATCTGCTGGCCAGGCAGTTTGAAG GACGTCACTCCAAGGGTGTGGCCAAGACTGTGACCAAGCAGCGTGTGGAGTCTCACTTTGATCTGGAGCTGCGTGCTGCAGTGATGCATGACATCTTGGACATGATGCCTGAGGGTATTAAGCAGAACAAGGCCAGAACAATCCTGCAGCACCTCAGTGAGTCTTGGAGGTGTTGGAAAGCAAACATTCCCTGGAAG GTACCTGGGCTGCCCACTCCCATTGAGAACATGATCCTGAGGTACGTCAAGGCCAAAGCTGACTGGTGGACCAACACAGCACATTACAACCGTGAGCGAATCCGCCGTGGAGCCACTGTGGACAAGACGGTGTGCAAAAAGAACCTGGGCAGGCTGACTCGTCTGTACCTGAAGGCTGAGCAGGAGAGACAGCACAACTACTTGAAG GACGGTCCCTACATCACTGCAGAAGAAGCAGTTGCCATTTACACCACCACTGTGCACTGGCTGGAGAGCCGTCGTTTCTCGCCCATCCCTTTCCCTCCACTGTCctacaaacatgacacaaagcTGCTCATCCTGGCCCTGGAGAGGCTTAAAGAGGCATATAG TGTGAAGTCCCGTTTGAACCAGagtcagagagaggagctggGCCTGATTGAGCAGGCCTACGACAATCCTCATGAGGCACTCTCCAGGATCAAACGTCACCTGCTCACACAGAGAGCTTTCAAGGAG GTGGGCATTGAGTTCATGGACTTGTACAGCCACCTGGTGCCCGTGTATGATGTTGAGCCCCTGGAGAAGATTACTGATGCCTACCTGGACCAGTACCTGTGGTATGAGGCAGACAAACGACGCCTGTTCCCACCCTGGATCAAACCTGCTGATACTGAACCACCACCACTGCTGGTCTACAAATGGTGCCAAG GCATCAACAATTTGCAGGATGTGTGGGAGACTGCAGAAGGAGAGTGCAATGTGATGCTGGAGTCCCGCTATGAGAAGATGTATGAGAAGATTGATCTGACATTGCTCAACAGGCTGCTGCGTCTTATTGTTGACCACAACATTGCTGATTACATGACAGCCAAGAACAACGTGGTCATCAACTACAAG GATATGAACCACACCAACTCTTATGGCATCATCAGGGGGCTCCAGTTTGCCTCATTCATTGTACAGTACTATGGATTGGTGATGGACCTGCTGGTGCTTGGCCTGCACCGCGCCAGTGAGATGGCCGGCCCACCTCAGATGCCAAATGACTTCCTCAGCTTCCAAGACACAGCCACAGAGAGTGCTCACCCCATTCGACTGTACTGCCGCTACATCGACCGCATTCACATCTTCTTCAG GTTCTCTGCTGACGAGGCCCGGGACCTGATTCAGAGGTACCTGACAGAGCACCCAGACCCCAACAATGAGAACATTGTGGGTTACAACAACAAGAAGTGCTGGCCTCGTGATGCTCGCATGAGACTGATGAAGCATGATGTCAACCT TGGACGTGCAGTGTTTTGGGACATCAAGAATCGTTTGCCCAGGTCTGTGACCACGGTCCAGTGGGAGAACAGCTTTGTGTCGGTCTACAGCAAAGACAATCCCAACCTGCTCTTCAACATGTGTGGCTTTGAGTGCCGCATCCTTCCCAAGTGTCGCACTAGCTATGAGGAGTTTACTCACAAGGATGGTGTCTGGAATCTGCAGAATGAG GTAACCAAAGAGAGGACAGCACAGTGTTTCCTCCGCGTGGATGATGAATCAATGCAGCGTTTCCACAACAGAGTGCGTCAGATTCTGATGGCTTCTGGATCCACTACTTTCACCAAG ATCGTGAACAAGTGGAACACTGCTCTGATTGGCCTGATGACGTACTTCCGTGAGGCTGTGGTCAACACACAGGAGCTCTTGGATCTGCTAGTGAAGTGTGAGAACAAGATCCAGACACGTATCAAGATCGGCCTCAACTCCAAAATGCCTAGCCGCTTCCCTCCCGTGGTCTTCTACACACCCAAAGAGCTGGGTGGCCTTGGCATGTTGTCCATGGGTCATGTGCTTATCCCTCAGTCAGACCTGCG gtggTCCAAGCAGACAGATGTGGGCATCACCCATTTCAGGTCTGGAATGAGCCATGAAGAAGACCAACTGATTCCTAACTTGTACCGTTACATTCAGCCATGGGAGAGTGAGTTCATTGACTCTCAGAGGGTCTGGGCCGAGTACGCCCTTAAGAGACAGGAGGCCATTGCCCAGAACAG GCGTCTGACTCTGGAGGATTTGGAAGACTCCTGGGACAGAGGAATCCCCCGCATCAACACACTTTTCCAGAAGGACAGGCACACTCTGGCCTATGACAAAGGCTGGAGAGTCAGGACAGATTTCAAACAGTATCAG GTGCTGAAGCAGAATCCATTCTGGTGGACCCACCAGAGACATGATGGCAAACTGTGGAACCTGAACAATTACAGAACGGATATGATCCAGGCTCTAGGAGGTGTGGAGGGCATCCTGGAGCACACACTCTTCAAAGGCACTTATTTCCCCACCTGGGAGGGTCTCTTCTGGGAAAAAGCCAGTGGCTTTGAGGAGTCCATGAAATGGAAGAAGCTGACTAATGCCCAGAGGTCTGGTCTGAACCAAATCCCCAACCGTCGCTTCACACTCTGGTGGTCCCCTACCATCAACAGAGCTAAC GTGTACGTGGGTTTCCAAGTGCAACTTGACTTGACAGGAATCTTTATGCACGGCAAGATCCCCACGCTGAAGATCTCCCTCATTCAGATCTTCAGGGCTCACTTGTGGCAGAAGATTCATGAGAGCATCGTCATGGATCTCTGTCAG GTGTTTGATCAGGAGCTGGATGCCCTTGAGATCGAGACTGTGCAGAAGGAGACCATCCACCCCAGAAAGTCGTACAAGATGAACTCATCCTGCGCAGACATCCTGCTTTTTGCGTCATACAAGTGGAATGTCTCTCGACCATCCCTGCTTGCTGATTCAAA GGATGTGATGGACAGCACCACTACTCAGAAGTACTGGATTGACATTCAGCTCCGCTGGGGTGACTACGATTCTCACGACATTGAGCGCTATGCTAGGGCCAAGTTCCTGGACTATACCACGGACAACATGAGTATCTACCCCTCTCCCACCGGGGTCCTCATTGCTATTGACCTGGCCTACAACCTCCACAG tGCATATGGTAACTGGTTCCCTGGAAGCAAACCTTTGATCCAGCAGGCCATGGCCAAGATCATGAAGGCCAACCCTGCCTTGTATGTGCTCAGGGAGCGCATTCGCAAAGGTCTGCAGCTGTACTCCTCTGAGCCCACTGAGCCATACCTGTCCTCGCAGAACTACGGTGAACTGTTTTCCAACCAGATCATCTGGTTTGTGGATGACACGAATGTCTACAGAGTCACCATCCACAAG aCATTTGAGGGTAATCTGACCACAAAGCCCATCAATGGAGCCATTTTCATCTTCAACCCCAGGACTGGTCAGCTCTTCCTCAAGAtcattcacacatctgtgtgggCTGGACAGAAACGTCTGGGACAG CTGGCAAAATGGAAAACGGCTGAAGAAGTGGCTGCCCTGATTCGCTCTCTTCCAGTGGAAGAGCAGCCTAAACAGATCATTGTCACCCGGAAGGGCATGTTGGACCCTCTGGAG GTCCACTTGCTTGATTTCCCCAACATCGTGATCAAGGGCTCAGAGTTGCAGCTACCCTTCCAGGCCTGTCTGAAAGTGGAGAAGTTTGGAGACCTGATCCTTAAGGCTACAGAGCCTCAGATGGTCCTGTTCAACCTCTACGATGACTGGCTCAAGACCATCTCATCTTACACA GCTTTCTCCCGACTTATCCTGATCCTCAGAGCACTTCATGTCAACAATGACCGTGCCAAGGTCATCCTGAAACCTGATAAAACGACTATCACTGAGCCCCATCACATTTGGCCCACACTCACTGACGAGGAGTGGATCAAGGTGGAGGTGCAGTTGAAGGATCTCATTCTGGCAGATTATGGCAAAAAGAACAA CGTGAATGTGGCCTCGCTGACCCAGTCTGAGATCCGTGACATCATCCTGGGAATGGAGATCTCTGCTCCGTCACAACAGCGTCAGCAAATTGCTGAGATTGAGAAGCAGACCAAAGAACAGTCGCAGCTCACCGCCACACAGACCCGAACTGTCAACAAGCATGGAGATGAGATCATCACCTCGACCACCTCCAACTATGAAACCCAGACCTTCTCCTCCAAGACCGAGTGGAGAGTCAG GGCCATTTCTGCTGCCAACCTCCACCTACGAACCAACCACATCTATGTCTCCTCTGATGACATCAAAGAGACGGGTTACACCTACATCCTGCCCAAAAATGTCCTCAAGAAGTTCATCTGCATTTCAGATCTGCGAGCACAG ATTGCAGGCTATCTGTATGGCACCAGCCCACCAGACAACCCCCAGGTGAAGGAAATCCGTTGTATTGTCATGGTGCCTCAGTGGGGCACACACCAGACTGTTCACCTGCCCAACCAGCTGCCTGGTCATGAATATCTTaag GAAATGGAGCCCCTAGGTTGGATCCACACACAGCCTAATGAGTCACCCCAGCTGTCCCCGCAGGATGTCACCACCCATGCCAAGATCATGGCTGACAACCCATCCTGGGATGGGGAGAagaccatcatcatcacttgCAG cttCACCCCAGGCTCATGCACACTCACAGCCTACAAGCTGACACCCAGTGGGTATGAATGGGGCCGTCAAAACACAGACAAGGGCAACAATCCTAAAGGTTACCTACCATCCCACTATGAAAGAGTGCAGATGCTGCTCTCTGATCGATTCTTGGGCTTCTTCATGGTACCTGGCCAAGGCTCCTGGAACTACAACTTCATGG GTGTGCGTCATGACCCCAACATGAAGTATGACCTCCATCTGGCCAACCCCAAAGAGTTCTACCATGAAGTTCACAGGCCCTCGCACTTCTTAAACTTTGCGTCACTGCAGGAGGGCGAGATCTACAACGCAGACCGCGAGGACATGTACGCCTGA
- the rilp gene encoding RILP-like protein 1: protein METNSDSRATEGCFNRTFSALTVDDVYEIAKLIGAEVEKLIDGYGKESVEGLVPKIVKVLELLESFASRNQTHNQREEELLKTFETIQLQQQKKRGAKESEEGNDKHELRELQQKEQQWKRRCEELQVQVQQLQEDREVLQSRLKGSHAQEDRVQRQEREVMLKLKEVVDKQRDELRAKAQEITTISKEVEALQEQLDRFMKMNAELRHKQNVLQAQLRSTVERKADMEADLKEKNKEIENLQVQLDRMNSNSPSSPRQAEKETQKKQTADQKDPDQPCFTKKEVRDILFERNELKTNLFLVQEELNYYQREILNEERCPGFLLEAVRSAIKQRRKFIKAKMLGIPVNECSSSDEEERSSLFGQTEVDGTEVDGTDKPAESRIRNLFGFLTRSGSSHSPTHMSNSASSWEIIGDSEASEEAEKRPSS, encoded by the exons ATGGAGACAAACTCAGACAGCAGAGCCACCGAGGGCTGCTTCAACAGGACATTTTCCGCTCTGACCGTCGATGATGTGTACGAAATAGCCAAACTGATCGGCGCCGAGGTGGAGAAACTTATCGACGGCTACGGCAAAGAGAGCGTCGAGGGTCTGGTGCCGAAAATAGTGAAagtgctggagctgctggagagcTTCGCGTCGAGGAATCAAACTCACaatcagagagaagaagagctgCTAAAGACTTTCGAGAccatccagctgcagcagcagaagaaacgAGGAGCGAAAGAGAGCGAGGAGGGCAACGATAAACATGAACTACGG gagctgcagcagaaggaGCAGCAGTGGAAAAGGAGGtgtgaagagctgcaggtcCAAGTACAGCAGCTCCAGGAGGACAGGGAGGTGCTGCAGAGCAGGCTGAAGGGCAGCCATGCACAGGAAG atcGTGTTCAGCGGCAGGAGCGGGAGGTGATGCTGAAGCTGAAAGAGGTGGTCGACAAGCAAAGAGACGAGCTGAGGGCCAAAGCCCAGGAGATAACCACCATCTCCAAAGAGGTGGAGGcg CTCCAGGAGCAGTTGGACCGCTTCATGAAAATGAATGCAGAGCTGCGACACAAGCAGAATGTGCTGCAGGCCCAGCTGAGGAGCACCGTGGAGAGGAAGGCTGACATGGAGGCCGACctgaaggagaaaaacaaagagataGAAAACCTGCAAGTGCAGCTGGATCGAATGAACAGCAACAGTCCT TCCAGTCCAAGGCAAGCTGAAAAGGAGACACAGAAGAAGCAGACAGCTGACCAGAAAGATCCAGACCAGCCGTGCTTCACCAAGAAAGAGGTGCGCGACATCCTGTTTGAGAGGAACGAGCTCAAGACCAACTTGTTCCTGGTGCAGGAGGAGCTCAACTACTATCAGAG GGAGATACTGAATGAGGAGAGGTGTCCAGGTTTCCTTTTAGAAGCGGTCCGCTCTGccataaaacaaagaagaaagttCATTAAGGCCAAGATGCTCGGGATTCCTGTAAACgagtgcagcagcag tgatgaggaggagaggagttcTCTGTTTGGGCAGACAGAAGTGGACGGCACTGAAGTAGATGGGACTGACAAACCAGCTGAGTCACGCATTCGAAACCT ctttgGCTTTCTGACACGGTCGGGCAGCAGTCACAGTCCCACCCACATGAGCAACTCCGCCTCCAGCTGGGAGATCATCGGGGACTCTGAGGCCAGTGAGGAGGCAGAGAAGCGGCCGTCTTCCTGA